From a single Gimesia fumaroli genomic region:
- the dnaN gene encoding DNA polymerase III subunit beta, whose protein sequence is MKLSCSRSTLLSGFQIIGSVISSRTPKEVLKCAKLEAADGKATLSGTDLEVSIRYDFEEVEVMVPGQILLSVHELVSILREAKTDSIEIELKKDEESEQDYILIQAGKSEFRLSVHDPSEFPAVETFNESNYFEIPIQSFREMIRRTVFATDPESTRYALGGVLFDVEDDKLTLAATDGRRLAMVESACSYQGEETYENNRPVIPAKAMSLIEKSLTGDEGNIQIAIRANDVIVKSGRSTIFGRLVEGRFPKYRDVIPPEPTHSIDLEVGTFFAAVRQAQIVTDVETRGVDFIFSSGLLTLKSVAASVGESKVEIPIPFEGEEIVITFDVRYLADFLKALDSAAHIQLQLIDSDSAAVLKTDDGYTYVIMPLSQAR, encoded by the coding sequence ATGAAGCTCAGTTGTTCACGATCCACTCTGTTGTCCGGCTTCCAGATTATTGGGAGTGTTATCAGCTCTCGTACACCGAAAGAAGTCCTGAAGTGTGCCAAGCTTGAGGCGGCAGATGGGAAAGCAACATTGAGCGGGACCGACCTCGAAGTCAGTATTCGCTATGACTTCGAAGAAGTCGAGGTAATGGTTCCCGGACAGATTCTGCTCTCCGTACATGAGCTCGTTTCCATCTTGCGGGAAGCGAAGACCGATTCGATTGAGATTGAACTGAAAAAAGATGAGGAATCAGAACAGGATTATATTTTGATCCAGGCAGGGAAAAGTGAGTTCCGTTTGTCGGTTCATGATCCTTCTGAATTTCCGGCTGTGGAAACATTTAACGAATCGAATTACTTCGAAATTCCAATCCAGTCGTTTCGCGAGATGATCCGCCGTACCGTTTTTGCGACTGATCCGGAAAGTACCCGCTATGCTTTAGGTGGGGTGCTGTTTGATGTCGAAGATGACAAACTGACTCTCGCCGCTACAGATGGTCGACGACTGGCGATGGTGGAGTCGGCTTGCTCTTACCAGGGTGAGGAAACATATGAAAATAATCGGCCGGTGATTCCCGCGAAAGCCATGTCGCTGATCGAAAAGAGCCTGACCGGAGATGAAGGCAACATTCAGATCGCGATTCGCGCCAACGATGTCATCGTCAAAAGCGGCCGTTCGACAATCTTCGGCAGATTAGTTGAAGGACGTTTTCCCAAATATCGGGATGTCATTCCACCAGAGCCAACTCACAGCATCGACCTGGAAGTCGGGACGTTCTTCGCCGCCGTACGTCAGGCACAAATTGTGACCGACGTCGAAACACGGGGTGTCGATTTCATCTTTTCCAGCGGTTTGTTGACTTTGAAAAGTGTTGCTGCGTCGGTTGGTGAATCGAAAGTGGAAATCCCGATTCCCTTTGAAGGGGAAGAAATCGTGATTACGTTTGATGTGCGATACCTGGCAGATTTCCTCAAAGCCTTGGATTCAGCAGCTCATATTCAGCTACAGCTGATTGATTCCGACAGTGCCGCGGTTCTGAAAACCGATGACGGTTACACGTACGTTATCATGCCTCTTTCGCAAGCACGGTAA
- a CDS encoding DUF721 domain-containing protein produces MSQKYEFKTSRAIPSAVPISQALSELIALKGLGRVQGDRRLIEAWKQAAGEKIAGLTTVQGIKNRIVQIGVENSALLNELNSFHKGSLLQKLQKEYGKQDVRDIRFRLKSKTKK; encoded by the coding sequence ATGTCACAAAAGTACGAATTCAAAACGAGCCGTGCGATACCTTCAGCCGTTCCCATTTCTCAAGCACTTTCAGAGCTGATTGCATTAAAAGGACTGGGGCGGGTTCAGGGAGATCGACGCTTAATCGAGGCCTGGAAACAGGCTGCAGGAGAGAAAATTGCCGGTCTGACGACAGTTCAGGGAATTAAAAATCGAATCGTACAGATCGGGGTGGAGAACTCGGCTCTCTTGAACGAATTGAATTCGTTTCATAAGGGTTCGTTACTTCAGAAATTACAAAAAGAGTATGGAAAACAAGATGTCCGCGATATTCGATTTCGGTTGAAATCAAAGACAAAAAAGTAG
- a CDS encoding DNA gyrase subunit B, whose protein sequence is MSDQEHNQADLKKTGYDESNIRALEGVEGIRTRPAMYIGDTTLRGLHHLVYEVVDNSIDECVNKYASVINVKINADGSVTCSDDGRGIPVGAMPDMNNRPALEVVLTEIHAGGKFDREGGYKTGTGGLHGVGITAVNALSEWLEAEVRREGHVWTINFAQGAVKTSLQKLGKTSKSGTKITFKPDGTIFPDTKFIYDTLTKRLQELAFLNAGVKIRITDERSGQSDEFHYEEGLVEFVRHLNRTENTLYEEIIHIEGEQEGVQVDIAVQHNDGSLENVRCFANNIFNIEGGTHFSGFRGALTRTINAYGKKANLFKDFTPSGDDFREGLTAVITVRVPDPQFEGQTKTKLGNSEVEGIVQTVVNEKLTKFFEENPGVAKKISLKGLLAAEAREAAKKAREMVRRKGALTTGGLPEKLRDCRSRELEITELYLVEGDSAGGSADTGRDSNIQAILPLRGKILNVEKAQLVKILDNAEISNIFKAVGVPPGAALEDVTKRRYGKIILMTDADVDGSHIRTLLLTFFFRHMRELVNNGCVYVAQPPLYRVTQGKKVRYVQTQEEMMNELVELALGDSNLQHEDGTIFENEMLEKLVNLVSDLEEPLGTLDRRGIDLKFLALNFATEEGLLPQFRIFLGKEQFWFETPEAMSRFLKEEEAKRGEELQIADENGEHEPAQDSKEGEEEEEFEKAGALQVTDLHEIRNINELLKQLRGYGIKLKDFYSPGNRNGEPIFPFQINSGNSVVRLSSLRQLLPSLRDIGEKGLKLTRFKGLGEMNSEELWDTSMDPENRVLLQVGMQDAAAADEIFRVLMGDVVEPRREFIEKHALDVKNLDV, encoded by the coding sequence GTGAGTGATCAAGAACACAATCAGGCAGACCTTAAAAAAACAGGCTATGATGAATCGAACATTCGAGCCTTGGAAGGTGTCGAAGGGATTCGTACACGACCAGCCATGTATATTGGTGATACCACCCTGCGTGGTTTGCATCATCTCGTTTACGAAGTCGTCGATAACTCGATCGATGAGTGTGTGAATAAATATGCGTCCGTGATCAACGTTAAAATTAATGCCGACGGCAGTGTCACTTGCAGTGATGACGGTCGTGGAATTCCCGTCGGTGCCATGCCCGATATGAATAACCGGCCGGCTCTCGAAGTCGTTTTGACCGAGATTCATGCCGGTGGAAAGTTCGACCGGGAAGGGGGCTACAAAACGGGAACCGGCGGGTTGCACGGCGTCGGAATTACCGCCGTGAATGCACTCAGCGAATGGCTGGAAGCCGAAGTGCGTCGTGAAGGTCATGTCTGGACGATCAATTTCGCTCAAGGAGCTGTGAAAACGTCGCTGCAAAAACTGGGAAAAACCTCGAAAAGCGGAACCAAAATCACGTTCAAACCTGATGGCACCATTTTCCCCGATACCAAATTTATCTATGACACACTGACCAAACGATTGCAGGAACTCGCGTTTTTGAATGCCGGCGTGAAGATTCGCATCACCGATGAGCGCTCCGGTCAATCGGATGAATTTCACTACGAAGAAGGTCTGGTGGAATTTGTTCGCCATTTGAATCGGACCGAAAATACATTGTATGAAGAGATCATTCATATCGAAGGAGAACAGGAAGGCGTTCAAGTCGACATCGCCGTTCAGCATAATGATGGTTCTCTGGAAAATGTCCGCTGTTTTGCGAACAACATTTTCAACATTGAAGGTGGAACCCACTTTTCCGGCTTTCGCGGTGCTCTGACGCGAACCATCAATGCCTATGGTAAAAAGGCCAATCTGTTTAAAGATTTTACTCCTAGTGGCGATGACTTTCGTGAAGGTTTGACGGCCGTCATCACAGTCCGCGTTCCTGATCCTCAGTTTGAAGGTCAAACCAAAACCAAGCTGGGTAACAGCGAAGTTGAAGGCATCGTCCAGACTGTCGTAAATGAAAAGCTGACTAAGTTTTTTGAAGAAAATCCTGGCGTCGCTAAAAAGATCTCGCTTAAAGGTCTGTTAGCAGCAGAAGCACGTGAAGCAGCCAAAAAAGCACGCGAGATGGTCCGCCGCAAAGGTGCACTCACAACAGGTGGTCTCCCTGAAAAACTTCGTGACTGTCGTAGCCGTGAACTGGAAATTACAGAACTGTACCTGGTCGAAGGGGATTCTGCCGGCGGATCGGCAGACACGGGTCGAGATTCAAATATCCAGGCCATTTTGCCGCTCCGTGGTAAGATTCTGAATGTTGAAAAAGCACAGCTGGTGAAAATTCTGGATAACGCCGAAATTTCCAACATCTTCAAAGCAGTCGGCGTCCCCCCGGGAGCCGCTCTTGAAGATGTCACCAAACGCCGGTATGGAAAAATCATTCTGATGACCGACGCCGATGTCGACGGAAGCCACATTCGGACCCTGTTGTTAACGTTCTTCTTTCGGCACATGCGTGAACTCGTAAATAATGGTTGTGTGTATGTCGCTCAGCCTCCATTGTACCGGGTGACTCAAGGCAAAAAAGTTCGCTATGTTCAGACTCAGGAAGAGATGATGAACGAGCTGGTTGAACTGGCTCTAGGCGATTCCAATCTGCAGCACGAGGATGGAACCATTTTTGAAAACGAGATGCTCGAAAAACTGGTGAACCTGGTTTCTGATTTAGAAGAACCTTTAGGAACTCTGGACCGTCGCGGAATTGACCTCAAATTCCTGGCACTAAATTTCGCAACAGAAGAAGGACTGCTTCCCCAGTTTCGAATCTTCCTCGGTAAAGAACAGTTCTGGTTTGAGACTCCGGAAGCAATGAGTCGATTCCTCAAGGAAGAAGAAGCAAAACGGGGTGAGGAACTTCAAATTGCTGATGAAAATGGTGAGCATGAACCTGCTCAGGATTCCAAAGAAGGCGAAGAAGAAGAAGAGTTCGAAAAAGCAGGTGCCTTGCAGGTGACCGATCTCCATGAAATCCGCAATATCAATGAATTGCTGAAACAGTTACGCGGTTATGGAATCAAACTCAAAGACTTCTACTCGCCCGGCAATCGAAACGGCGAACCAATCTTTCCGTTTCAGATCAACAGTGGCAACAGCGTAGTCCGTCTGAGCAGTCTCAGACAACTGCTCCCCTCTCTCCGCGATATCGGCGAAAAGGGTCTCAAACTGACTCGCTTCAAAGGACTGGGCGAGATGAATTCCGAAGAACTCTGGGACACCAGTATGGATCCGGAAAATCGCGTTCTGCTTCAAGTCGGTATGCAGGATGCCGCCGCCGCTGATGAAATCTTCCGCGTGCTGATGGGGGATGTCGTCGAACCGCGGCGTGAGTTCATCGAGAAACACGCGTTGGATGTCAAGAATCTCGATGTTTAA
- the hpt gene encoding hypoxanthine phosphoribosyltransferase, producing MKVLIDQQQINSRVISLGRELANEYQGRPLTIIGILAGSLVLLADLIRAIDVPHQVGLLQASSYRGKTTTAGTLSVNLDYLPDITDRDVLLIDDIFDTGKTMQTVLAQINEREPRSLKSAVLLWKEEATEVDFGPDYHCFKIPNHFVVGYGLDFNNEYRHLPFIASLEGADLA from the coding sequence GTGAAAGTTCTGATTGATCAACAACAGATCAACTCGCGTGTGATTTCTCTGGGTCGTGAACTGGCGAATGAATATCAGGGTCGGCCGCTGACCATTATCGGGATTCTGGCAGGCAGCCTTGTCCTGCTGGCAGATTTGATTCGCGCCATTGATGTGCCGCACCAGGTGGGTCTGCTCCAGGCATCCAGTTATCGAGGAAAAACGACCACAGCGGGAACACTGAGCGTCAACCTGGATTATCTACCCGATATCACCGACCGTGATGTCTTGTTGATTGACGATATCTTTGATACCGGTAAAACGATGCAAACGGTACTGGCGCAAATCAACGAACGCGAGCCACGTTCGTTGAAATCAGCAGTATTACTTTGGAAAGAAGAAGCGACCGAAGTCGACTTTGGGCCCGACTATCATTGCTTCAAAATTCCGAACCATTTCGTCGTCGGTTACGGCCTGGACTTCAACAACGAGTACCGCCACCTTCCCTTTATTGCGTCTCTGGAAGGTGCGGATCTCGCTTAA
- the truD gene encoding tRNA pseudouridine(13) synthase TruD, whose translation MPDPEQSFLPYLTEDLPGIGGVLKTTIEDFVVEEIPVYAPTGEGDHLFLWVEKRDVSAQFLVKILSQLLRLNPRDIGVAGLKDRRAVTRQFVSVPADCEPLLADFSFDGIKILESTRHERKLKTGHLRGNRFSILIRDTAENAFQKASAIQEKIAQFGFPNYYGTQRMGRDNETLVMGLKLLKDERVSSKYFRNKSLKRLALSAAQSSLFNRVLSERVSDQSLHTVQLGDVMQVCETGGIFVVEDVAREQERFDHRETVITGPIFGPKMKPPTDTVLEQEQRVLSEFELEMSHFSRFKKLTPGARRPFLIWPDQFRIEQTETGILFEFTLPSGVYATMLLREFMKNESAVQTAGNVE comes from the coding sequence ATGCCCGATCCCGAACAATCGTTTCTGCCTTACCTGACTGAAGATTTACCGGGAATCGGTGGTGTTTTAAAAACGACGATAGAAGACTTCGTCGTGGAAGAAATTCCCGTGTATGCGCCTACGGGGGAAGGAGATCATCTCTTCCTCTGGGTGGAGAAACGGGATGTTTCAGCGCAGTTTCTGGTTAAAATCCTGTCTCAACTGCTGCGGCTTAATCCTCGCGATATAGGGGTCGCCGGATTGAAGGATCGGCGGGCAGTCACACGGCAGTTCGTTTCGGTACCCGCGGATTGTGAGCCATTGTTGGCTGATTTTTCTTTCGACGGGATCAAAATTCTGGAGAGTACGCGGCACGAACGAAAGTTGAAAACCGGGCATCTTAGAGGCAACCGGTTTTCGATTTTGATTCGAGACACGGCAGAAAATGCTTTTCAGAAAGCGTCAGCGATTCAGGAAAAAATTGCGCAGTTTGGCTTTCCCAACTATTATGGCACACAACGGATGGGCCGGGATAATGAAACGCTTGTGATGGGCCTGAAGCTACTCAAAGACGAGCGGGTTTCGAGCAAGTATTTTCGTAATAAATCGCTCAAACGCCTGGCATTGTCGGCGGCCCAATCGAGCCTGTTTAATCGTGTTCTGTCGGAACGGGTTTCAGATCAGAGCTTGCATACGGTTCAACTGGGCGACGTAATGCAGGTCTGTGAGACGGGCGGTATTTTTGTAGTGGAAGACGTGGCGCGCGAACAGGAGCGGTTTGACCATCGAGAAACGGTGATCACCGGACCGATTTTCGGTCCGAAAATGAAGCCGCCTACGGATACGGTGCTGGAACAGGAACAGCGTGTTCTGAGTGAATTTGAGCTGGAGATGTCTCATTTTTCTCGCTTTAAAAAACTGACTCCAGGTGCCCGACGCCCTTTTCTTATCTGGCCTGATCAATTTAGAATAGAACAGACGGAAACCGGAATTTTATTCGAATTCACGTTGCCTTCCGGCGTATATGCGACCATGCTGCTCAGAGAGTTTATGAAAAACGAATCGGCCGTTCAGACAGCCGGTAACGTTGAATGA
- a CDS encoding MarC family protein, which produces MSDVFNSTALLLTLLNPFLVIIYLVDVVQKLSQKQFRLVLIRAGLITSVIFCSFVILGDKIFTGVMQVEFASFQIFGGIVFLLIGIQFVFHGPVVIEALRGESENLSGSIAMPVLIGPGTISACVLIGKRHDPLVACTIVVTSVFICLATIILLKLIHDMVNQTREALINRYIEITGRITALYVGTVSIDMIMQGLRTWVDKF; this is translated from the coding sequence ATGTCCGATGTTTTCAATTCGACCGCACTTTTATTAACACTTCTAAACCCATTCCTGGTGATTATTTACCTTGTTGATGTGGTTCAAAAGCTCAGTCAGAAACAGTTTCGTCTTGTATTAATCAGGGCTGGTTTGATTACCAGTGTTATTTTCTGTAGCTTCGTGATTCTGGGAGACAAGATTTTTACAGGTGTAATGCAAGTAGAATTTGCATCATTCCAGATATTCGGAGGCATTGTTTTTCTCCTGATTGGAATTCAGTTTGTATTTCACGGCCCCGTTGTTATTGAAGCATTAAGAGGAGAATCCGAGAACCTTTCTGGTTCGATTGCCATGCCTGTGTTGATTGGCCCGGGGACCATTAGTGCCTGTGTACTGATTGGTAAAAGACATGATCCTCTGGTGGCATGCACGATTGTTGTGACATCTGTTTTCATCTGTCTTGCGACAATCATATTGCTGAAATTGATCCACGATATGGTGAATCAAACTCGGGAGGCGTTAATTAACAGGTATATCGAGATCACGGGTCGCATAACAGCACTTTATGTTGGAACAGTTTCGATTGATATGATCATGCAGGGCCTGCGAACATGGGTCGATAAATTTTAA
- a CDS encoding AraC family transcriptional regulator, translating to MNPVQKALWYVEHHSRKGISLEQVARASCVSPYHLARTFTEVFGLSLMRYVRLRRLSKAAKQLSDGASDILSLALDYGYGSHEAFSRAFKKEFGVTPESVRTLADHSLLPLMEPITMSETQLLKLNPPRVEMLPVMSFAGLVERYQSKSSAGIPNQWQRFSALLENMLPLIEQDAYGICFNFDEEQGEFDYMAGVPVHKNAEIPLGLIRFDLPPQKYAVFHYGGHISEIRSVIAAIWSEALSKSGYEPAEGPAFEKYGPEFDGQSGHGGFEIWVAIN from the coding sequence ATGAATCCTGTGCAAAAAGCGCTCTGGTACGTGGAACATCATTCTCGTAAGGGAATCAGCCTTGAGCAGGTGGCCCGCGCAAGCTGTGTCTCTCCCTACCATCTGGCACGAACATTTACCGAAGTCTTTGGTCTTTCCTTAATGCGATATGTGCGACTTCGTCGCCTGTCAAAGGCAGCAAAACAGTTGTCTGATGGAGCATCCGACATTCTTTCCCTCGCCCTTGATTATGGCTACGGATCTCACGAAGCATTCTCTCGTGCGTTCAAAAAAGAATTTGGTGTCACGCCTGAAAGTGTGCGCACTCTGGCTGACCACTCCTTACTTCCGTTAATGGAGCCCATTACCATGTCTGAAACACAACTTCTAAAACTGAACCCGCCGCGCGTGGAAATGTTACCTGTAATGAGTTTTGCTGGCCTGGTCGAACGCTACCAGAGCAAATCGTCGGCAGGAATTCCAAATCAGTGGCAACGGTTTTCGGCATTGCTTGAGAACATGCTCCCTCTCATTGAACAAGACGCTTATGGTATCTGCTTCAACTTTGATGAAGAGCAAGGAGAATTCGACTATATGGCTGGGGTGCCAGTCCATAAAAACGCTGAGATACCACTGGGGCTGATCCGTTTCGATTTACCGCCTCAGAAATATGCCGTCTTCCATTACGGGGGACATATTTCCGAAATTCGCTCAGTCATCGCAGCCATCTGGTCTGAAGCGCTATCCAAGTCTGGTTATGAGCCAGCAGAAGGGCCCGCTTTCGAAAAATATGGCCCCGAATTCGATGGACAATCTGGACACGGTGGTTTCGAAATCTGGGTTGCGATCAACTAA
- the sbnA gene encoding 2,3-diaminopropionate biosynthesis protein SbnA → MIEIQQNDDDNNLSKEGVLDTIGATPLINLRRYLGTADVQLYAKMEAFNPGGSAKDRPARAMIEEALESGTINKNTTIIESTSGNMGIGLAQACCYYGLPLICVVDPHAQEQNIAIMKAYGAVIERVERPLQGAFLKARLARVMELLNQFPDSFWPNQYSNEKNPLAHENGTIQEIDEALNGELDYLFVATSSTGTARGCQEYLKKRGRSTKVIAVDAEGSVLFGGLAGRRRIPGLGAGHVPALAAGQEFDDVKRVSDLDCVVGCRRMVKYEAILVGGSAGGVLEAIRSMIPELRTKVSAAILHDSGTRYLDTIYSDQWVERELGCSAEELQARIEQPSSVGVTTVQKEPRFTPHLMEQTTI, encoded by the coding sequence ATGATTGAGATACAACAGAATGACGATGACAACAATCTTTCCAAAGAGGGAGTGCTGGATACGATCGGTGCGACTCCTTTGATCAACTTACGCCGTTATCTGGGAACAGCCGACGTTCAGCTCTATGCCAAGATGGAAGCCTTCAATCCAGGAGGAAGTGCCAAGGACCGTCCCGCTCGTGCCATGATTGAAGAAGCGCTGGAGTCCGGCACGATCAATAAAAATACGACGATCATTGAATCGACGTCCGGCAACATGGGCATTGGTCTGGCCCAGGCCTGCTGTTATTACGGTCTGCCTCTGATCTGTGTTGTGGATCCGCATGCCCAGGAACAGAACATCGCCATTATGAAAGCATACGGCGCTGTCATTGAACGCGTCGAACGCCCTCTGCAGGGAGCGTTTCTTAAGGCGCGTCTCGCCCGGGTGATGGAATTACTCAACCAGTTTCCGGATTCGTTCTGGCCCAACCAGTATTCCAATGAGAAAAATCCACTCGCTCATGAGAATGGCACGATTCAGGAAATTGATGAAGCATTGAATGGCGAACTCGACTACCTTTTCGTCGCCACCAGCAGTACAGGCACGGCACGAGGTTGCCAGGAGTATCTGAAAAAACGGGGACGTAGTACGAAAGTCATCGCCGTCGATGCTGAGGGGAGTGTGTTGTTCGGTGGTCTGGCAGGCCGCAGACGGATTCCCGGTCTGGGAGCAGGGCACGTACCTGCTTTAGCAGCAGGACAGGAATTTGATGACGTGAAGCGCGTTTCCGACTTGGACTGTGTCGTTGGTTGCCGACGGATGGTCAAATATGAAGCCATTCTTGTCGGGGGATCAGCGGGCGGAGTTCTCGAAGCGATTCGTTCGATGATTCCTGAATTAAGAACCAAAGTGAGTGCCGCCATTCTGCATGATTCCGGCACACGTTACCTCGATACCATTTATTCAGATCAATGGGTGGAACGCGAACTGGGTTGCTCTGCAGAAGAATTGCAGGCACGAATTGAGCAGCCCAGTTCTGTCGGCGTCACAACCGTACAGAAAGAGCCCCGCTTTACTCCCCACTTGATGGAACAGACCACGATATAA
- a CDS encoding FAD/NAD(P)-binding protein: MTVLQTSQLPVDEVRLPAAVPLIPFRIAVAGCGPKGMYCLERLAFELSRSSQQSEVQITIFEPASFPGAGVVYDPRQPHYLRMNFASRFINVWPEAIRQRNPDAYPTLLEWLEHNHPQYADPHGFVSRALVGEYLAASYQKTLQLFPDFVNVTQVKQKVTEIQKAETCWSLKTAESEFTFDEVLLTVGHEGWRPTPFSHPSSKQIIEKAYPAEQMLSESRIPSGSTVAIRGFALTFIDACLTLTEGRGGKFFRDNQDWIYLPSGDEVQTIVPFSRTGHPMLAKPDSRYFKSHSGLEQIWEQGRQHLLNLKQPETGLDFQNAIWPVILKTAEEALLSQVPDHPIGSSAPQIELQIWFQDWSNRSFSPEEAFQCLQQSYRVAMGLEVPDEAWAIGETFRQLYPALVRKISFGGLAFTSWSDFQRTAEEMERLAFGPPAENIGRLIALIDAGIVDLDYLQADFVAHENKPMLETAGKQMVADRLINAIIPNKDQFAKDSLLEQLLSSGRIRRMLGAGGIAVDGAGRPILPEEQNTEGLAIIGRPTEGCVLGNDTLSRQLHSCPDRWAQSVCEQIARRKEK; encoded by the coding sequence ATGACAGTACTCCAAACCAGCCAACTACCAGTTGATGAGGTCCGTCTGCCTGCAGCAGTTCCCTTAATACCTTTCCGGATCGCTGTTGCAGGCTGCGGGCCAAAAGGTATGTATTGCCTGGAACGACTGGCTTTTGAGCTGTCTCGTTCCAGTCAGCAGTCAGAAGTGCAGATCACCATTTTCGAGCCGGCATCCTTTCCCGGTGCCGGTGTGGTGTATGATCCGCGCCAGCCACATTACCTGCGCATGAACTTCGCTTCCCGGTTTATCAATGTCTGGCCTGAAGCCATTCGTCAGCGGAATCCAGACGCTTATCCCACACTCCTCGAATGGCTGGAACACAATCATCCTCAGTATGCCGATCCGCATGGCTTTGTATCGCGGGCACTGGTTGGCGAATATCTGGCGGCCTCCTATCAGAAAACGCTGCAGTTGTTTCCAGACTTTGTCAACGTAACCCAGGTTAAACAGAAAGTGACGGAGATTCAGAAAGCCGAAACATGCTGGTCACTCAAAACAGCAGAGAGTGAATTCACCTTTGATGAAGTGCTGCTCACGGTGGGGCATGAAGGGTGGCGCCCGACTCCGTTCTCGCACCCATCATCGAAACAGATTATTGAAAAGGCATATCCTGCGGAGCAGATGCTGTCTGAGTCACGTATTCCATCAGGCTCAACAGTTGCAATACGCGGTTTCGCTTTGACATTTATCGACGCCTGCCTGACATTAACAGAAGGCCGCGGCGGAAAATTCTTCCGTGACAATCAGGATTGGATCTACCTCCCGTCCGGGGATGAGGTGCAGACCATCGTTCCTTTTTCCCGGACGGGACACCCAATGCTGGCTAAACCGGATTCAAGATATTTTAAAAGCCATTCAGGACTTGAGCAGATCTGGGAACAGGGACGCCAACATCTATTGAATCTCAAACAGCCCGAAACAGGTCTCGACTTTCAGAACGCAATCTGGCCCGTCATTTTGAAAACAGCGGAAGAAGCACTACTCTCTCAGGTTCCCGACCATCCGATCGGCAGCAGCGCTCCGCAAATCGAGCTACAAATCTGGTTTCAGGACTGGAGCAATCGAAGTTTTTCACCCGAAGAAGCGTTTCAATGTTTGCAGCAATCTTACCGTGTCGCAATGGGGTTGGAAGTGCCGGACGAGGCCTGGGCGATCGGTGAAACATTTCGGCAACTCTACCCGGCACTGGTTCGCAAAATCAGTTTTGGCGGACTGGCATTCACCAGCTGGTCCGACTTTCAACGTACAGCGGAGGAGATGGAGCGACTGGCCTTTGGTCCGCCCGCCGAAAATATAGGACGATTGATTGCGCTCATCGATGCGGGAATCGTGGATTTAGATTATCTGCAGGCTGACTTTGTTGCGCATGAAAACAAACCGATGCTGGAAACAGCAGGCAAACAGATGGTGGCGGACCGGCTGATCAACGCCATCATCCCCAACAAGGATCAATTTGCAAAAGACTCGCTACTGGAACAACTGCTTTCTTCAGGCAGGATCAGACGGATGCTGGGCGCGGGGGGAATCGCCGTAGATGGCGCAGGCCGTCCAATCCTGCCGGAGGAGCAGAACACAGAAGGACTGGCCATCATTGGACGTCCTACTGAAGGCTGTGTACTGGGAAATGATACGCTCAGTCGACAGCTGCATTCCTGCCCGGATCGATGGGCACAAAGCGTATGTGAGCAGATCGCACGAAGGAAAGAGAAATGA